The Ruania alba genome has a window encoding:
- a CDS encoding MBL fold metallo-hydrolase, translated as MADGVPSVSEAEVTEVAPGVFRVRDTCHVYVIRAEGSDPGHRTGIAIDFGSGRVLDLLDELGLDAITDVLMTHHHRDQAQGLPRAVEAGIAVHVPPVEAELFSDVEAMWAAREVGNNYNLRTDRFSLLESVPITSTVPEYRSANYGGIEVRTLPTPGHTPGSVTYLLQKGRRLAFTGDLLYAPGKVWSLLSTQWSYTENEGPTMAVLACDILAAEEPDVLLPSHGEVMDPGAAALKLTGDRLLEYVNQRRPEPTRIREKLADPYRNLTEHLLVNESSESRSYVLISETGAALVMDYGYDMTTGLPPGHERAARRPWLASLPGLKAHHPVTHVEVALPTHYHDDHVAGLNLLREVEGTQVWSPANVAPILADPARYDLPCLWHDPIPSDRELPIGEAFTWHEYEITVHELPGHTLFAAAFEFAVDGVRVLVTGDQQDGQGVPGKTRETRNYQYHNRFRITDYRDSAALYQRVEPGLMITGHWQERWVTDDYLQMLADEAEELVQIHHDLLPLEDLDTGADGVFARIEPYRSTVSSGGTVAYQVWVRNPLREPATALVTPVLPDGWTAVGPDQVTLEPGGTARVPFTVTAAGPPRRRGRIAVDLTVGDLRLGQHAEALIDVHT; from the coding sequence ATGGCCGACGGCGTCCCGTCCGTTTCCGAGGCAGAGGTCACCGAGGTGGCGCCCGGGGTGTTCCGGGTGCGCGACACGTGCCACGTGTACGTGATCCGTGCCGAGGGTTCGGATCCGGGCCACCGCACCGGGATCGCGATCGACTTCGGCTCCGGCCGGGTGCTGGACCTGCTGGACGAGCTGGGACTGGACGCGATCACCGACGTGCTGATGACGCACCACCATCGGGACCAGGCGCAGGGACTGCCGCGCGCGGTCGAGGCGGGGATCGCGGTGCACGTGCCGCCGGTGGAGGCCGAGCTGTTCTCCGATGTGGAGGCGATGTGGGCGGCGCGGGAGGTGGGGAACAACTACAACCTGCGCACTGACCGGTTCTCCCTGCTGGAGTCGGTGCCGATCACGTCGACCGTGCCCGAGTATCGCAGCGCGAACTACGGCGGCATCGAGGTCCGCACCCTGCCCACGCCCGGGCACACCCCCGGGTCGGTGACCTACCTCCTTCAGAAGGGCCGCCGTCTGGCGTTCACCGGTGACCTGCTCTACGCACCGGGCAAGGTGTGGTCGCTGCTGTCCACGCAGTGGTCCTACACCGAGAACGAGGGCCCGACGATGGCGGTGCTCGCGTGCGACATCCTCGCCGCCGAGGAGCCGGACGTGCTGCTGCCCTCGCACGGGGAGGTGATGGATCCGGGTGCCGCGGCGCTGAAGCTCACCGGGGACCGGCTGCTGGAGTACGTGAACCAGCGCCGCCCTGAGCCGACGCGGATCCGGGAGAAGCTCGCCGACCCGTACCGGAACCTCACCGAGCACCTGCTCGTCAATGAGTCGAGCGAGTCCCGCAGCTATGTGCTGATCTCGGAGACCGGGGCCGCCCTGGTGATGGACTACGGCTATGACATGACCACCGGTCTGCCGCCCGGTCACGAGCGGGCCGCCCGCCGTCCCTGGCTGGCGAGCCTGCCGGGCCTGAAGGCGCATCACCCGGTCACCCACGTGGAGGTGGCACTGCCCACGCACTACCACGACGACCATGTGGCCGGGCTGAACCTGCTCCGGGAGGTGGAGGGCACGCAGGTGTGGAGCCCGGCGAACGTGGCCCCGATCCTGGCCGACCCGGCGCGCTACGACCTGCCCTGCCTGTGGCACGACCCGATCCCGAGTGACCGGGAGCTACCGATCGGCGAGGCGTTCACCTGGCACGAGTACGAGATCACCGTGCATGAGCTGCCTGGGCACACGCTGTTTGCCGCCGCCTTCGAGTTCGCGGTGGACGGGGTGCGGGTGCTGGTGACCGGTGACCAGCAGGACGGCCAGGGCGTCCCCGGGAAGACGCGGGAGACGCGCAACTACCAGTACCACAACAGGTTCCGGATCACCGACTACCGGGACAGCGCCGCCCTCTACCAGCGGGTGGAACCAGGGCTGATGATCACCGGGCACTGGCAGGAGAGGTGGGTCACCGACGACTACCTGCAGATGCTCGCTGACGAGGCCGAGGAGCTCGTGCAGATCCACCACGACCTGCTGCCGCTCGAGGACCTGGACACCGGCGCGGACGGCGTGTTCGCCCGGATCGAGCCGTACCGGTCCACCGTCTCCTCCGGTGGGACGGTCGCTTATCAGGTGTGGGTGCGCAACCCCCTGCGGGAGCCGGCCACGGCCCTCGTGACGCCGGTGCTCCCGGACGGGTGGACCGCCGTCGGGCCCGACCAGGTGACGCTCGAACCAGGTGGCACCGCGCGGGTGCCGTTCACTGTGACTGCGGCCGGTCCGCCGCGCCGGCGGGGGCGAATCGCTGTGGACCTCACCGTGGGTGACCTGCGGTTGGGCCAGCATGCGGAGGCACTGATCGATGTGCATACGTAG
- a CDS encoding IS110 family transposase, with amino-acid sequence MIFVGDDWAEDHHDVHLMDETGKKLATRRLPEGITGIGALHAMVGAHTEDPEQVAIAIETDRGLWVQALVAAGYVVYAINPKAAARYRERHHVGGGKSDPADAKMLADLVRTDAHNHRPVAGDSSQVEGIKVLARAHQNMIWSRTRETNRLRNALREYYPAAVDAFEDLDDRDTLAVLGRAPDPATGARLSITQLKAALRAGGRRRYLDATAERIQASLRTEQLRAPQEIADAYATTTRSAVALLVTLNTQIDQLENQLDQSFEQHPDADIYLSLPGLGDVLGARVLGEFGDDPERFAGAKSRRNYAGTSPLTKASGKKRAVVARLVRNKRLYDAIDQWAFCALTHSPGARDYYDERRAADYKHHEALRALGNRLIAILHGCLKHATPYDEHTAWAHRQSTAA; translated from the coding sequence ATGATCTTCGTCGGGGACGACTGGGCTGAGGATCACCACGACGTGCACCTGATGGACGAGACGGGCAAGAAGCTGGCTACCAGGAGGCTGCCGGAGGGCATCACCGGGATCGGGGCCCTCCATGCCATGGTCGGTGCCCACACCGAGGACCCCGAGCAGGTGGCCATCGCGATCGAGACTGACCGCGGACTGTGGGTGCAGGCGCTCGTCGCGGCCGGGTATGTGGTCTACGCGATCAACCCCAAGGCCGCCGCCCGGTATCGGGAGCGTCACCACGTCGGCGGCGGCAAGTCCGACCCGGCCGACGCCAAGATGCTGGCCGACCTGGTCCGCACCGACGCCCACAACCACCGCCCGGTCGCCGGGGACAGCTCCCAGGTGGAGGGCATCAAGGTCTTGGCCCGGGCCCACCAGAACATGATCTGGTCACGCACCCGGGAGACCAACCGGCTGCGCAACGCCCTGCGCGAGTATTACCCGGCCGCGGTGGACGCCTTCGAGGACCTGGACGACCGCGACACCCTGGCCGTGCTGGGCCGCGCTCCCGACCCGGCCACCGGGGCCCGGCTGAGCATCACCCAGCTCAAGGCCGCGCTGCGCGCAGGCGGGCGCCGCCGCTACCTGGACGCCACCGCCGAACGGATCCAGGCCAGCCTGCGCACCGAGCAGCTGCGCGCGCCGCAGGAGATCGCCGACGCCTACGCGACCACCACCAGGTCCGCCGTGGCACTGCTGGTCACCCTCAACACACAGATCGACCAGCTCGAAAACCAGCTGGACCAGTCTTTTGAGCAGCACCCGGACGCCGACATCTACCTCTCGCTGCCAGGCCTGGGTGACGTCCTCGGCGCCCGGGTACTCGGCGAGTTCGGGGACGACCCCGAACGCTTCGCCGGCGCCAAGTCTCGCAGGAACTACGCCGGCACCTCACCCCTGACCAAGGCCTCGGGCAAGAAACGGGCCGTGGTGGCCAGGCTCGTGCGCAACAAGCGCCTCTACGACGCGATCGACCAGTGGGCCTTCTGCGCCCTGACCCACAGCCCCGGAGCCCGCGACTACTACGACGAACGCCGCGCCGCCGACTACAAGCACCACGAAGCCCTACGGGCCCTGGGCAACCGCCTCATCGCCATCCTCCACGGCTGCCTCAAACACGCCACCCCCTACGACGAGCACACCGCCTGGGCACACCGCCAGAGCACAGCCGCTTGA
- a CDS encoding alpha-mannosidase, whose protein sequence is MSDVADHASPATAPIANAPSGPQPDGLNGRRPPATLDRTLYMVGATHLDPVWLWPWQEGYQEARATFRSALDRMEEYPDFVFTCDQVVLLAWVEEQDPELFERIQARVAEGRWVNAGGWWVEPDCNMPTGESFARQGLLGQRYLAEKFGKTATVGMNVDPFGHNAMIPAILRGQGMDSYTFLRPGPAEDGRLGTAFWWEAPDGSRVLGYRIPHEYCSPPGDVSGHTDKALAALDRSLGDLMVLFGVGNHGGGPTKANIDSIHRFDRMGSFGRLVMSSPRQYFDEFIARRGGIDSEEMAQLPVWTDDLQHHSPGCYSAHSGIKAWQRRAQNAVLSAERWAAVGTRLHGLEHPGEDLHRAWQQVLFNQFHDILPGSAIEPSYDDSRDQLGEAIAISKRIITKVQNVIARKVDVPFADGTQPVLVFNPHPWPVRQVVELQYGAQPLGVHVVDAADRPVACQKVQSVATTDDKGRAACAFETEIPAFGYRLYRLLRGPKEIDDAGLTVAEHAGATVVENQHLRLEIDQAGGWVRSLLDKRTGADVFGGATGPHTQVCDDPTDTWGHRVVSYAWPGEEMPVVRALVRESGPVRARIRVERAWGRSTLVEEFILTRDSDHVEVRTTLDWREEHHLLKLRFPVALDETEATYEIPYAAIDRPVDGAEEPAQQWVSVSGTLRRGDHRRAGLAVVTTTKHGYDVSPAENGADPSIGVTAVRSPVYSWHDPRLLDPEGFYSFQDQGMQSFSYLLVPHAGDWREANLTRRGNELSAPVRAMLESFHDGELAPVGSFAADGGEQVMITAIKITEAARGGGAPDLIVRAVETTGRPARARLELPLTGQVLETDFGAHQIRTFRITADGAVTETDLIEWPLADGPVAEISTQPLGE, encoded by the coding sequence ATGAGCGACGTCGCTGACCACGCGAGTCCCGCTACTGCACCGATCGCGAACGCACCCTCCGGCCCCCAGCCGGACGGTCTGAACGGTCGGCGCCCGCCTGCCACCCTCGACCGCACCCTGTATATGGTCGGTGCCACGCACCTGGACCCGGTGTGGCTGTGGCCCTGGCAGGAGGGCTACCAGGAGGCACGTGCCACCTTTCGCTCCGCACTGGACCGGATGGAGGAGTACCCCGACTTCGTCTTCACCTGCGACCAGGTGGTGCTGCTCGCTTGGGTGGAGGAACAGGACCCGGAGCTGTTCGAGCGGATTCAGGCCCGGGTGGCCGAGGGCCGGTGGGTGAACGCCGGCGGCTGGTGGGTCGAGCCGGACTGCAACATGCCCACGGGGGAGTCCTTCGCGCGGCAGGGTCTCCTCGGGCAGCGGTACCTTGCCGAGAAGTTCGGGAAGACGGCCACGGTCGGGATGAACGTGGACCCGTTCGGGCACAACGCGATGATCCCGGCGATCCTACGCGGGCAGGGGATGGACTCCTACACCTTCCTGCGCCCGGGACCGGCCGAGGACGGCCGCCTCGGCACGGCGTTCTGGTGGGAGGCACCGGACGGCTCACGGGTGCTCGGCTACCGCATCCCGCACGAGTACTGCAGCCCGCCCGGCGACGTCTCCGGGCACACCGACAAGGCGCTGGCGGCGCTGGACCGCTCGCTGGGCGACCTCATGGTGCTCTTCGGGGTCGGGAACCACGGCGGCGGCCCGACCAAGGCGAACATCGACTCCATCCACCGCTTCGACCGCATGGGATCCTTCGGAAGGCTGGTCATGAGCTCACCGCGGCAGTACTTCGACGAGTTCATCGCTCGCCGAGGGGGGATCGACAGCGAGGAGATGGCGCAGCTGCCGGTCTGGACGGACGATCTACAGCACCACTCGCCGGGCTGCTACTCCGCGCACTCGGGCATCAAGGCCTGGCAACGTCGCGCGCAGAACGCGGTGCTCTCAGCCGAGCGGTGGGCGGCCGTGGGCACCCGGTTGCACGGGCTGGAGCACCCGGGTGAGGACCTGCACCGCGCGTGGCAGCAGGTGCTCTTCAACCAGTTCCACGACATCCTGCCCGGCTCGGCGATCGAACCCTCCTACGACGACTCCCGCGACCAGCTCGGTGAGGCGATCGCGATCTCCAAGCGGATCATCACCAAGGTGCAGAACGTGATCGCCCGGAAGGTCGACGTGCCCTTTGCCGACGGCACGCAGCCGGTGCTCGTCTTCAACCCGCACCCGTGGCCGGTGCGCCAGGTGGTGGAGCTGCAGTACGGCGCCCAGCCGCTCGGTGTGCACGTGGTGGATGCGGCGGACCGTCCGGTGGCGTGCCAGAAGGTGCAGTCCGTGGCGACCACCGACGACAAGGGACGGGCCGCGTGCGCCTTCGAGACGGAGATCCCGGCGTTCGGGTACCGGCTCTACCGGCTGCTGCGCGGGCCGAAGGAGATCGACGACGCCGGCCTCACCGTGGCCGAGCACGCGGGCGCCACCGTGGTGGAGAACCAGCACCTGAGGCTCGAGATCGACCAGGCGGGTGGCTGGGTGCGCTCCCTGCTGGACAAGCGCACCGGTGCCGACGTCTTCGGCGGCGCGACCGGGCCGCACACCCAGGTGTGCGACGACCCCACCGACACCTGGGGCCACCGGGTCGTCTCCTACGCCTGGCCGGGCGAGGAGATGCCGGTGGTGCGCGCCCTGGTGCGGGAGAGCGGTCCGGTGCGGGCCCGGATCCGGGTGGAACGTGCGTGGGGTCGCTCCACGCTGGTGGAGGAGTTCATCCTCACCCGGGACTCCGACCACGTAGAGGTGCGCACGACCCTCGACTGGCGTGAGGAGCACCACCTGCTCAAGCTGCGCTTCCCGGTGGCCCTGGACGAGACCGAGGCCACCTACGAGATCCCGTACGCCGCGATCGACCGTCCGGTGGATGGTGCCGAGGAGCCCGCCCAGCAGTGGGTGAGCGTGAGTGGGACCCTGCGGCGGGGGGACCACCGCCGGGCCGGGCTCGCCGTGGTGACCACCACCAAGCACGGCTACGACGTGTCCCCGGCCGAGAACGGCGCGGACCCGAGCATCGGCGTGACGGCGGTGCGCAGCCCTGTCTACTCCTGGCACGACCCGCGGCTGCTCGACCCGGAGGGCTTCTACTCCTTCCAGGATCAGGGGATGCAGTCCTTCAGCTATCTGCTGGTTCCGCATGCCGGGGACTGGCGCGAGGCGAACCTGACCCGCCGTGGCAACGAGCTGAGCGCGCCGGTGCGGGCGATGCTGGAGTCCTTCCACGACGGCGAGCTGGCCCCGGTCGGCTCCTTCGCCGCCGACGGTGGCGAGCAGGTGATGATCACCGCGATCAAGATCACCGAGGCCGCCCGCGGCGGTGGCGCACCGGATCTGATCGTGCGGGCGGTGGAGACCACCGGCCGCCCGGCACGGGCGCGGCTGGAGCTGCCGCTCACCGGTCAGGTGCTGGAGACCGACTTCGGCGCGCACCAGATCCGCACCTTCCGGATCACCGCCGACGGGGCGGTGACCGAGACCGACCTGATCGAGTGGCCGCTCGCCGACGGTCCGGTCGCCGAGATCAGTACGCAGCCGCTGGGGGAGTGA
- a CDS encoding oxygenase MpaB family protein, producing MTPLTSLRLRLNAALMLRVAGPDPVGIQRRIHATPGPRWFAPDSPIGIVHGDASMYVGGIRALLLQSLHPLAMAAIAQHSRYREDVWGRLARTATYIATTTYATIEDAEQAIAVVHAVHTRIHGTAPDGRPYRADDPQLLTWVHLAEIDSFLTAHQVLGRRPLSPTDADTYVDQTASVARRLGAADVPTTATGLRAALDRYQPELSGSPEAREVAEFLVHHPPVPPLATPGYALLARAAVASLPARARTMLGLPAQVTARPALLAGRVGTELIRWISTPPPLAPHDGGPSVDGGPNHHEPLTADSALDPQEQR from the coding sequence GTGACTCCGCTCACCTCGCTCCGGCTGCGCCTCAACGCGGCCCTGATGCTACGCGTCGCGGGGCCGGACCCGGTGGGCATCCAACGTCGCATCCACGCGACCCCGGGGCCGCGCTGGTTCGCACCGGACTCCCCGATCGGGATCGTGCACGGGGACGCGTCCATGTACGTGGGCGGGATCCGTGCCCTCCTCCTGCAGTCGTTGCACCCGCTCGCGATGGCCGCGATCGCACAGCACTCGCGCTACCGCGAGGACGTCTGGGGGCGTCTGGCCCGTACCGCCACCTATATCGCCACCACCACCTACGCCACCATCGAGGATGCCGAACAGGCGATCGCCGTCGTTCATGCGGTGCATACGAGGATCCACGGCACAGCCCCTGACGGCCGGCCCTACCGCGCCGACGACCCGCAGCTGCTCACGTGGGTGCACCTCGCCGAGATCGACTCCTTCCTCACCGCGCACCAGGTGCTCGGCCGGCGCCCCCTCTCGCCCACCGACGCCGACACCTACGTCGACCAGACCGCATCGGTCGCCCGCCGTCTCGGCGCCGCCGACGTGCCCACCACGGCCACCGGGCTGCGGGCGGCCCTCGACCGCTACCAGCCGGAGCTGTCGGGCTCCCCCGAGGCGCGGGAGGTGGCAGAGTTCCTGGTGCACCATCCGCCCGTGCCTCCCTTGGCCACACCGGGCTATGCGCTGTTGGCGAGGGCCGCCGTCGCCAGCCTGCCCGCTCGGGCACGGACCATGCTGGGCCTGCCCGCCCAGGTGACCGCTCGCCCGGCCCTGCTGGCCGGCCGGGTGGGTACCGAGCTGATCCGCTGGATCAGCACTCCTCCCCCGCTTGCCCCGCACGACGGCGGCCCTTCCGTCGACGGCGGACCGAACCATCATGAACCGCTCACCGCAGACTCCGCCCTCGACCCTCAGGAGCAACGATGA
- a CDS encoding AI-2E family transporter, translated as MGLFTRRRGTRSRPAEASAATSDDTEKTSVPALWTDGVGRVGTRSLQVLAILAVVTVAVLALTRLTLVVIPVLIALVLAAAISPLVGLLRRRGVPSVLATVISLLTVVAVLAGVVWLVTVAVASQWQMLRDQALDGFAQLQEYVQRLPFDITDEQIQSLQDSALELLQSDAVGSGALAGASQTVDFVAGLAIFVVVLFFFLKDGPQIWEFMLRPLEGARYERGRRIGESTVRTLGGYVRGTAIVAAADAIFIGIGLAIVGVPLVIPLAVLVFLLAFIPLVGATLAGALAALVALVALGPLEALVVIGIVVLVNQLEGNFLQPVVMARTLSLHPLVILIALTAGTVLVGLTGAVLAVPIAASIWAAIQVWDGPDLPAWFARKKDRGAA; from the coding sequence ATGGGGTTGTTCACACGTCGACGGGGAACGCGCTCACGCCCGGCCGAGGCGTCGGCTGCGACGTCTGACGACACCGAAAAGACGAGCGTCCCCGCTCTCTGGACGGACGGCGTCGGCCGGGTGGGGACCCGCTCTCTGCAGGTCCTGGCAATCCTGGCCGTGGTGACCGTGGCCGTGTTGGCGCTGACTCGGCTCACCCTCGTGGTCATCCCGGTGCTGATTGCATTGGTACTCGCCGCGGCGATCTCACCGCTCGTGGGTCTGCTGCGCCGCCGCGGTGTTCCCTCCGTGCTGGCCACCGTCATCTCACTGCTCACGGTCGTTGCGGTGTTAGCCGGGGTCGTGTGGTTGGTCACCGTGGCGGTGGCGAGCCAGTGGCAGATGCTGCGCGACCAGGCCCTCGACGGGTTTGCCCAGCTCCAGGAGTACGTCCAGCGCCTCCCCTTCGACATCACCGACGAGCAGATCCAGTCATTGCAGGACTCCGCCCTGGAGCTGCTGCAATCCGACGCCGTCGGCTCGGGTGCGCTCGCTGGAGCCTCACAGACGGTCGACTTCGTCGCCGGTCTGGCGATCTTCGTGGTGGTGCTGTTCTTCTTCCTCAAGGACGGCCCACAGATCTGGGAGTTCATGCTGCGCCCGCTCGAGGGAGCGCGCTACGAGCGTGGCCGACGCATCGGCGAATCCACGGTCCGCACCCTCGGTGGCTACGTGCGCGGAACCGCCATCGTCGCTGCGGCCGACGCGATCTTCATCGGGATCGGGCTGGCCATCGTCGGCGTTCCGCTCGTGATCCCGCTGGCGGTGCTGGTGTTCCTGCTGGCCTTCATCCCGCTCGTGGGTGCCACGCTCGCCGGGGCGCTCGCGGCACTCGTCGCACTCGTCGCCCTGGGCCCGCTCGAGGCGCTCGTGGTGATCGGGATCGTCGTGCTGGTGAATCAGCTCGAAGGCAATTTCCTCCAGCCGGTGGTGATGGCGCGCACGCTGAGCCTGCACCCCCTCGTCATCCTGATCGCACTGACCGCAGGCACCGTTCTCGTCGGCCTGACCGGTGCCGTGCTGGCGGTCCCGATCGCGGCATCGATCTGGGCGGCGATCCAGGTGTGGGACGGTCCCGACCTGCCCGCGTGGTTCGCCCGGAAGAAGGACCGCGGGGCTGCGTAG
- a CDS encoding GH1 family beta-glucosidase has product MSKSTTFPDDFLWGAATSAHQIEGALEADGRGRSVWEDFAARPGAIEGGVDAAIACRSYERWSEDVALLRRLGLSAYRFSVAWSRVMPEGTGRVESRALDHYERVVDSLLDAGIAPVLTLNHWDMPSALMAHEGWVGRESVAAFAEYASAVGERLGDRVPWWITQNEPWIIQLLGYQLGLHAPGIADLGKAVRAGHHVLLGHGAAYDVLRELTDGRIGAAPNLLPCVPASEDPADVAAAEGSDGYVNRWFLEPLLGSGYPADMREHWERATGAPLDFIRDGDEAAIGGRSDFLAVNYYTHRVMAAAEPGPGTPFPWKVIGSRGEVSRTDEGTEIAPGAFRDLLLRLSADYPGTPLMITENGAIYGDGPGPDGRVHDVRRIRYLRAHVAAMAEAIEAGAPVVGYMHWSLLDNFEWALGYRPRFGLVYVDYRTGERTPKDSAWHYAQIARANALVPWDENAPESVVDASGEFG; this is encoded by the coding sequence ATGAGCAAGAGCACGACATTCCCGGACGACTTCCTCTGGGGCGCCGCCACCAGTGCGCACCAGATCGAGGGTGCCCTGGAGGCGGACGGGCGCGGGCGAAGCGTATGGGAGGACTTCGCTGCCCGGCCCGGAGCCATCGAGGGCGGGGTGGACGCGGCGATCGCATGCCGCTCCTACGAGCGGTGGTCGGAGGACGTGGCGCTGCTGCGCCGGCTCGGGCTGAGCGCGTATCGGTTCTCGGTCGCCTGGTCGCGGGTCATGCCCGAGGGCACCGGACGGGTGGAATCCCGGGCGCTCGACCACTATGAGCGGGTGGTCGACTCGTTGTTGGACGCCGGGATCGCCCCGGTGCTCACCCTGAACCACTGGGACATGCCCTCGGCGCTGATGGCCCACGAGGGCTGGGTCGGCCGGGAGAGCGTGGCCGCATTCGCCGAGTACGCGTCCGCCGTCGGGGAGCGCCTGGGCGACCGGGTGCCCTGGTGGATCACCCAGAACGAGCCGTGGATCATCCAGCTGCTCGGCTACCAGCTGGGCCTGCACGCCCCGGGGATCGCCGACCTCGGTAAGGCGGTGCGCGCCGGGCACCACGTGCTGCTCGGGCACGGCGCCGCTTATGACGTACTCCGTGAACTGACCGACGGCAGGATCGGTGCCGCCCCGAATCTGCTGCCGTGTGTGCCCGCGAGCGAGGACCCGGCCGACGTGGCCGCAGCAGAGGGCTCGGACGGGTACGTGAACCGGTGGTTCCTCGAGCCGTTGCTCGGTTCGGGGTATCCGGCGGACATGCGCGAGCACTGGGAGCGAGCCACGGGTGCGCCCCTGGACTTCATCCGCGACGGAGACGAGGCCGCGATCGGCGGGCGCAGCGACTTCCTCGCGGTGAACTACTACACGCACCGGGTGATGGCGGCTGCCGAACCGGGGCCGGGCACCCCATTCCCGTGGAAGGTGATCGGCAGCCGGGGCGAGGTGTCCCGTACCGACGAGGGCACCGAGATCGCGCCAGGTGCGTTCCGCGACCTGCTGCTCCGGCTGAGCGCCGACTACCCGGGGACGCCGCTCATGATCACCGAGAACGGTGCCATCTACGGTGACGGACCGGGACCGGACGGTCGAGTGCATGACGTGCGCCGGATCCGCTACCTGCGCGCGCACGTGGCGGCGATGGCCGAGGCGATCGAGGCCGGTGCCCCCGTGGTCGGGTACATGCACTGGTCCTTGCTGGACAACTTCGAGTGGGCCCTCGGGTACCGGCCGCGGTTCGGGCTCGTCTACGTGGACTATCGCACGGGGGAGCGCACCCCTAAGGACAGCGCGTGGCATTACGCACAGATCGCCCGGGCGAACGCCCTGGTTCCGTGGGACGAGAACGCGCCGGAGTCCGTCGTGGATGCCTCCGGCGAGTTCGGCTGA
- a CDS encoding PIG-L deacetylase family protein, with protein MTDQPTLPTVDEDWTTALAVVAHPDDMEFGTAAAVARWTAQGKTVVYCMVTSGEAGIDALPPEQSGPLREQEEIASARAVGVDLVEFLRLPDGVLEYGVPLRQAITAQVRKHRPEIVITGNHRDTFAGGFLNQADHIATGRATIDAVRDAGNRWIFPDQITDGVEPWNGVRQVWVAGSPAPTHGVDVTDTFDEGVASLKEHAAYIDGLNWEFDPEAFLTEICTAEGTRLGVTYGSTFEVVNLGG; from the coding sequence ATGACCGACCAGCCCACCCTGCCCACCGTCGACGAGGACTGGACCACGGCTCTCGCCGTGGTCGCCCACCCGGACGACATGGAGTTCGGCACCGCCGCGGCCGTGGCCCGCTGGACCGCGCAGGGCAAGACCGTCGTCTACTGCATGGTCACCTCCGGCGAGGCCGGAATCGACGCACTCCCGCCGGAACAGTCCGGGCCGCTGCGGGAACAGGAAGAGATCGCCTCGGCCCGCGCGGTCGGCGTCGACCTCGTGGAGTTCCTCCGCCTGCCCGACGGCGTGCTGGAGTACGGCGTGCCGCTGCGTCAGGCGATCACCGCCCAGGTGCGCAAGCATCGACCCGAGATCGTCATCACCGGCAACCACCGGGACACCTTCGCCGGCGGGTTCCTCAACCAGGCCGACCACATCGCCACCGGCCGCGCCACTATCGACGCCGTCCGTGACGCCGGGAACCGGTGGATCTTCCCCGACCAGATCACCGATGGCGTCGAGCCCTGGAACGGGGTCCGCCAGGTCTGGGTGGCCGGCTCCCCCGCGCCCACCCACGGCGTCGATGTCACCGACACCTTCGACGAGGGCGTCGCCTCCTTGAAGGAACACGCGGCCTACATCGATGGGCTGAACTGGGAGTTCGACCCGGAGGCGTTCCTCACCGAGATCTGCACGGCCGAAGGCACCCGCCTCGGCGTGACGTACGGTTCGACGTTCGAGGTGGTCAACCTGGGCGGCTGA